The Candidatus Hydrogenedentota bacterium genome window below encodes:
- the larE gene encoding ATP-dependent sacrificial sulfur transferase LarE, whose protein sequence is MNETTSSASETALAKESRLKEIIAGYGSLAVAYSGGVDSTYLADVAHEVLGGNAHILLGDSPSVPRSEVAEAAELAAQRGWNFRVLFTNEFENDDYLKNDGTRCYHCRTELFGKMGDVVKREGIARIAYGEITDDLVDTTRKGAIAARENGVVAPLLEAQLGKAEIRVLSARRNLPTAEKATFACLSSRFPVGTRVSVEELRKIEAAEEALKRLGFRQYRARHHGDLCRIEVDPGDIARLLEPATREQVVRAVRAAGYKHVAVDLAGYRTGSTA, encoded by the coding sequence ATGAACGAAACAACTTCCTCTGCCTCCGAAACGGCCCTCGCGAAAGAGTCGCGATTGAAAGAAATCATCGCGGGATACGGCTCGCTTGCCGTCGCCTATTCTGGCGGCGTCGATTCGACGTACCTTGCCGACGTGGCGCACGAAGTCCTTGGCGGTAACGCGCATATTCTGCTGGGCGATTCGCCCAGCGTGCCGCGATCTGAAGTGGCCGAAGCCGCGGAACTGGCCGCGCAACGCGGTTGGAACTTCCGCGTGTTGTTCACGAACGAATTCGAGAACGATGACTACCTCAAGAATGACGGCACGCGCTGCTACCACTGCCGCACGGAGTTGTTCGGCAAGATGGGCGATGTCGTGAAACGCGAAGGCATTGCCCGCATCGCTTACGGCGAGATCACCGACGACCTTGTCGACACGACGCGCAAGGGCGCGATTGCCGCGCGCGAAAACGGCGTTGTTGCACCGCTGCTCGAAGCGCAACTTGGCAAGGCCGAGATTCGCGTGTTGAGCGCGCGCCGCAACCTGCCTACCGCCGAAAAGGCCACGTTTGCGTGCCTGTCGTCACGGTTTCCTGTGGGCACGCGGGTGTCGGTGGAAGAATTGCGCAAAATTGAAGCCGCCGAAGAGGCCCTCAAGCGCCTCGGATTTCGTCAATACCGCGCGCGGCACCACGGCGATCTTTGCCGCATCGAAGTCGACCCCGGCGATATTGCTCGATTGCTTGAACCCGCGACGCGCGAACAGGTCGTGCGCGCCGTCCGCGCGGCAGGGTACAAACACGTCGCCGTCGACCTTGCCGGATACCGCACGGGAAGTACGGCGTAG